The following coding sequences lie in one Corallococcus macrosporus genomic window:
- a CDS encoding DUF4267 domain-containing protein, which translates to MNPNAAPLSWKLTSPTALFTLLLGAFMLFLSLRAVADPISAARGFGLPDSGGEVIPWLHVKAGRDLGLALAMFALVAIRQRQAAGVFVLACVVMPTVDALTVMHGGASLAFALAVHGSLVVYGVVLAAALLRPGRPRQAA; encoded by the coding sequence ATGAACCCGAACGCCGCTCCGTTGTCCTGGAAGCTCACCTCGCCCACGGCCCTGTTCACGTTGCTTCTGGGGGCCTTCATGCTGTTCCTCAGCCTCCGCGCCGTGGCGGACCCGATCAGCGCGGCGCGGGGCTTCGGTCTGCCCGACTCCGGGGGCGAGGTCATCCCCTGGCTGCACGTCAAGGCAGGCAGGGACCTGGGCCTGGCGCTGGCGATGTTCGCCCTGGTGGCCATCCGGCAGCGACAGGCCGCGGGCGTCTTCGTCCTCGCCTGCGTCGTGATGCCCACCGTGGACGCATTGACCGTGATGCACGGCGGTGCCTCGCTCGCCTTCGCGCTCGCGGTCCATGGAAGCTTGGTGGTCTACGGAGTCGTGCTGGCCGCCGCGCTGCTGCGCCCCGGGAGGCCGCGGCAAGCAGCTTGA
- a CDS encoding AraC family transcriptional regulator has product MDLSHASDLLGQILERTRLRGQLYCRTVARAPWGLRFAPTTTATLHLVIAGSCHLTQGRDAVALGPGDVVLLPRGDGHAVADSPRSPKQRVEDWLATRGEGASGYVLGGTGVESRMLCGFFAFDEPGAHPVLRLLPERVHLRGASEDARALLPTVSLLEQEYARGERGSSVIVSRLLDILLVQVLRAWADAQPPGGAGWLGALGDRTLASALGWMHAEPGRSWTVSELAQRSGTSRATLARRFASEVGAAPHEYLTRLRMQEAAHALREGQDGLAAIAARVGYESEFAFNRAFRREMGVPPGEYRRKAREVQGP; this is encoded by the coding sequence ATGGACCTCTCGCATGCTTCCGACCTGCTGGGGCAGATCCTCGAGCGAACCCGCTTACGGGGGCAGCTCTACTGCCGCACCGTGGCGCGGGCCCCCTGGGGGTTGCGCTTCGCTCCCACGACCACGGCGACCCTGCATCTGGTCATCGCGGGCTCCTGTCATCTCACGCAGGGCCGGGACGCCGTCGCGCTCGGGCCAGGGGATGTCGTGCTGCTACCGCGCGGAGACGGGCATGCCGTGGCGGACTCGCCCCGCAGCCCCAAGCAGCGGGTGGAGGATTGGCTGGCGACACGCGGCGAAGGGGCCTCTGGGTATGTGCTGGGCGGGACCGGCGTGGAGTCGCGGATGCTCTGCGGCTTCTTCGCGTTCGACGAGCCGGGAGCGCATCCCGTGTTGCGGCTGCTTCCCGAGCGGGTCCACCTGCGGGGGGCTTCCGAGGACGCGCGTGCCCTGCTGCCCACGGTGTCGCTGCTCGAACAGGAGTACGCGCGGGGGGAGCGGGGCTCCTCGGTCATCGTCTCCCGGCTGCTCGACATCCTCCTGGTACAGGTGCTTCGTGCCTGGGCGGACGCGCAGCCGCCGGGTGGCGCGGGCTGGTTGGGCGCGCTCGGCGACCGGACGCTCGCCAGCGCCCTGGGCTGGATGCACGCGGAGCCGGGCCGGAGCTGGACCGTGAGCGAGCTGGCGCAGCGCTCGGGGACATCGCGGGCGACGCTCGCGCGGCGCTTCGCGAGCGAGGTGGGCGCGGCGCCGCATGAGTACCTCACGCGGCTTCGGATGCAGGAGGCCGCGCACGCGCTGCGTGAGGGACAGGACGGGCTCGCGGCCATCGCGGCCCGCGTGGGCTACGAGTCCGAGTTCGCCTTCAATCGGGCCTTCCGGCGGGAGATGGGAGTGCCGCCCGGCGAGTACCGGCGCAAGGCGCGTGAGGTCCAGGGGCCCTGA
- a CDS encoding GON domain-containing protein — MKPTPKSFAAPTSKRRATRALAWSLTVLAVGCGANDAASQAGTTSASQALGTLPATCADVHALHPDAPDGTYALYVGGDPNASWGAYCHDMAGTPREYLTLPLQQEDTNVSRYLAGGASPGTSVVTRYTRVRLHPDTFQVDTGDQTFATSMGELTHSPDTVRAMPFGVAMSCDGEQAQANINLIGTNFEVDPALFGVGGFDASGTAVASGDGQVVNLSGGGFCGWTGPLGSYNPYNQTGSLLQLKYRPPLLLPATCKALQTDYSLHHDGEYTLCVGSDPNKCWSAWCHGMDGASPREYLTLQHTEDGANFSQYLAGGSSPGTTVRTRYTRVRVLPDTLQLDTGDQTFSTSTGQLTHSPHTVKAMTYGAAMSCNGTQTQANVDLRGTRFSVQPSRFGVGGYLAAGSVNPSASNQVFSLSGGGNCGWVGAVGSYNPYNQYGTLLQLTLNPPQQ, encoded by the coding sequence ATGAAGCCCACCCCGAAGTCCTTCGCCGCCCCCACCTCGAAGCGCCGCGCGACCCGCGCCCTGGCCTGGAGCCTCACCGTGCTCGCCGTGGGCTGCGGCGCGAACGACGCCGCGTCCCAGGCAGGGACGACCTCCGCGTCCCAGGCGCTCGGCACACTGCCCGCGACGTGCGCGGACGTGCATGCCCTCCACCCGGATGCTCCGGATGGCACCTACGCCCTGTACGTGGGCGGTGACCCCAACGCCTCCTGGGGCGCGTACTGCCACGACATGGCCGGCACGCCCCGGGAGTACCTCACCCTCCCCTTGCAGCAGGAAGACACCAATGTCTCGCGCTACCTCGCGGGCGGCGCCTCACCCGGCACCAGCGTCGTCACGCGCTACACCCGCGTGCGCCTGCACCCGGACACGTTCCAGGTGGATACCGGCGACCAGACCTTCGCGACGTCCATGGGTGAGCTGACGCACTCGCCGGACACCGTGCGTGCCATGCCCTTCGGCGTCGCCATGTCCTGCGATGGCGAGCAGGCCCAGGCCAACATCAACCTCATCGGCACGAACTTCGAGGTGGATCCGGCCCTGTTCGGCGTGGGGGGCTTCGACGCCTCCGGCACCGCCGTCGCCAGCGGCGATGGACAGGTCGTCAACCTCTCTGGCGGAGGCTTCTGCGGCTGGACCGGCCCCCTGGGCAGCTACAACCCCTACAACCAGACCGGTTCGCTGCTGCAGCTGAAGTACCGGCCCCCGCTCCTCCTGCCGGCCACCTGCAAGGCCCTCCAGACCGACTACTCCCTCCACCACGACGGCGAGTACACGCTGTGCGTCGGGAGCGACCCCAACAAGTGCTGGTCCGCCTGGTGCCACGGCATGGATGGAGCGTCGCCCCGGGAGTACCTCACGCTCCAGCACACGGAGGACGGCGCCAACTTCTCGCAGTACCTCGCGGGTGGATCCTCGCCCGGCACCACGGTGCGCACTCGCTACACCCGCGTGCGCGTGCTCCCGGACACGCTCCAACTGGACACCGGGGATCAGACCTTCTCCACGTCCACCGGGCAGTTGACCCACTCGCCGCACACGGTGAAGGCCATGACCTACGGCGCCGCCATGTCCTGCAACGGCACCCAGACCCAGGCCAACGTGGACCTGCGCGGCACGCGCTTCTCCGTGCAGCCCTCCCGCTTCGGCGTGGGCGGCTACCTCGCCGCCGGCTCCGTCAACCCCAGCGCGTCCAACCAGGTCTTCAGCCTGTCGGGCGGCGGCAACTGCGGCTGGGTGGGCGCCGTGGGCAGCTACAATCCCTACAACCAGTACGGCACCCTGCTGCAGCTGACGCTCAACCCGCCGCAGCAGTAG